A window of Chromohalobacter canadensis genomic DNA:
TGCTTGACATATCTTCATATTCAATTAGATACAAGGAATAAAACATACTTATAGTAGGGTTAATGAGAAGCATTGATGAATTCGAATATATAAGATAAGTAACCAAAAGTAGAACGCTAACTGCAAATACATTTGTAATGCTTGACAGATCTTGAAACACAAAAGGAATAACATATGTAAAAAGGTACGATATAGACTCACTATTTTTATTCTCTATATCAACAACCCTTACTAAAACACCGCTCGATCTTGCCCTCCTCTTTATGTTTGGTAATAAAAAACGGAGTCCAAATAGGCCGAAAAAAGACATCAACACAAGGACCGTGACTGCCCCAAAGTAGCGAATATAATTTAATAGATAATCATAGCTTAAACCTCCCCAAACTAGGTGGTCACGATATTCATATAATTGCGTAAAACACATTATCAAAAACAAAGGTATATAGGACACAAGAAATAGCGTCAGTTTTGCACCTGGTTTTAACTCATACCTTCTTTCACCCATGCCCGTTGTCCAAAGTTTTCGATTTATTACAAGTATTAGTTAGCACGCTCAATTTATCCCGTGAATGAGCACGCGCGTTCAATAATCTTATCCAGCTCACCATTGCGCATCTTACCCATGAATTTTAAATAGTATCCATAATAATTCGGCGCGTTATGCAGGATTCGCGTACTTGCAAGCTTTATTGGGGTTGAGGGTGAAGCGCTACAGCCCTCGCACCATGAAGACTTACTGCTACATGATACGTTATGTCATTCGCTTCAATGGCTTGCGTCATCCCGCCAGCATGGAAGGCCCCGCGGTGAAGAATTTCCTGGAGCGTCTTGCGGTACAGCGCTATGTGACAGCGGCCACGCAGAATCAGGCCTGGGAAGCTCTTATGTTCTCTATCGGCATGTACTGGGAGAAGCTTTACCAGAGTGCGT
This region includes:
- a CDS encoding site-specific integrase codes for the protein MQALLGLRVKRYSPRTMKTYCYMIRYVIRFNGLRHPASMEGPAVKNFLERLAVQRYVTAATQNQAWEALMFSIGMYWEKLYQSA